A genomic stretch from Arachis stenosperma cultivar V10309 chromosome 3, arast.V10309.gnm1.PFL2, whole genome shotgun sequence includes:
- the LOC130966387 gene encoding uncharacterized protein LOC130966387, whose amino-acid sequence MGKNQAYKAMQRARLGGASAGPDEIEDGMVDGSFHSPEWHAARLASLNTSHTITWEEFKKKQKEEEMRKGELEADADRMMREYRAQLDAERARKLSQGRNHSGSKSKLKVKKDKISKKHSSRKRKHSRRSSSSSSSSSSSYSSSSDEERGSRRSKSRSKRSKKEKKAKSRTKDSGTDDEDGGPVRLSKFFGNVKS is encoded by the exons ATGGGGAAGAATCAAGCCTACAAAGCTATGCAGAGGGCCAGGCTCGGCGGCGCCTCCGCCGGCCCCGACGAGATTGAAGACGGCATG GTGGATGGTTCATTTCATTCACCAGAGTGGCATGCTGCTCGTTTGGCTAGCCTTAACACTTCTCACACAATTACCTGGGAGGAGTTCAAAAAGAAACAGAAG gAAGAAGAAATGAGAAAAGGGGAGTTGGAAGCAGATGCAGATAGGATGATGAGAGAGTACAGAGCTCAACTAGATGCTGAAAGGGCTCGCAAACTTTCCCAAGGAAGGAACCATTCTGGTAGTAAGTCCAAACTCAAAG TTAAGAAGGACAAAATTTCAAAGAAGCACAGCAGCAGAAAGCGAAAG CATTCAAGAAGATCTTCATCTAGCTCCTCTTCATCATCCTCCTCATATTCTTCCAGTAGCGATGAAGAAAGAGGGTCAAGAAGATCCAAGTCCAGGTCCAAGAGATCAAAGAAGGAAAAGAAGGCAAAGTCAAGAACAAAGGATTCTGGAACTGATGATGAAGATGGTGGCCCAGTTCgcctttcaaaattttttgggAATGTCAAGAGTTGA